A region of Vitis vinifera cultivar Pinot Noir 40024 chromosome 15, ASM3070453v1 DNA encodes the following proteins:
- the LOC100244723 gene encoding uncharacterized protein LOC100244723: protein MEEPNPAQTNPTPPPNAPQNLPPPPPQPPTSLPQKTKKRSLDSNVSIQNSKYFKTRAVVKDLRPHFIEVLRSPDFRNCKAANEIREQLKVLMDLYKQMTAETVSIGKCKNVPEAQPTLSENKDGQKPHERHQDVKQAEQSVPDCAFAKPSEDMPFPTANLSEKQRPEDGWAQGTYVVGGSAFGWNFITFPGSKPAYYGVTKETFRAAAK, encoded by the exons ATGGAAGAACCAAACCCAGCTCAAACCAACCCAACCCCACCTCCAAACGCTCCCCAAAACCTCCCTCCTCCACCTCCTCAGCCTCCTACTTCTCTCCCTCAAAAGACCAAGAAGAGGTCACTCGACAGTAATGTCAGCATCCAAAACTCTAAGTACTTCAAGACGAGAGCTGTTGTTAAAGATCTTCGTCCTCATTTCATTGAG GTTCTCCGTTCCCCTGACTTTCGGAATTGCAAGGCAGCCAATGAAATTCGAGAAC AGCTGAAGGTTCTGATGGATCTATACAAACAGATGACAGCAGAAACAGTCTCCATAGGGAAGTGTAAAAATGTGCCAGAAGCTCAGCCAACATTAAGTGAAAACAAGGATGGACAAAAGCCCCATGAGCGACACCAAGATGTTAAGCAGGCAGAGCAGTCAGTACCAGACTGCGCATTTGCAAAACCATCTGAAGATATGCCTTTTCCAACAGCAAATCTCTCTGAGAAGCAACGACCTGAAGATGGCTGGGCTCAGGGAACATATGTTGTAGGAGGATCGGCTTTCGGCTGGAATTTCATCACATTCCCTGGCAGCAAACCTGCTTACTATGGTGTTACAAAAGAGACTTTTCGAGCTGCTGCAAAGTAA
- the LOC100249852 gene encoding serine/threonine-protein kinase BSK3 isoform X2: MGCQCSKLAPCCWDSQFKGSVLEAPDVDNGEKSEVDYLPVFCEYTFEQLKNATSGFAVENIVSEHGEKAPNVVYKGKLENQRRIAVKRFNRVAWPDARQFSEEARAVGQLRNHRLANLLGCCCEDNERLLVAEYMPNETLAKHLFHWETQPMKWAMRLRVVLHLAQALEYCTGRGRALYHDLNAYRILFDEDGNPRLSCFGLMKNSRDGKSYSTNLAFTPPEYLRTGRVTPESVIYSFGTLLLDLLSGKHIPPSHALDLIRDRNLQMLTDSCLEGQFTNDDGTELVRLASRCLQYEPRERPNPKSLVAALTPLQKETEVPSHVLMGIPHSASFSPLSPLGEACSRMDLTAIHEILESVGYKDDEGMTNELSFQMWTDQMQETLNSKKKGDAAFRQKDFRAAIDCYTQFIDVGTMVSPTVCARRSLCYLMSDMPQEALNDAMQAQVISPVWHIASYLQAAALTGLGMENEAQAALKDGTTLEAQRNTPSGQK; this comes from the exons ATGGGGTGTCAGTGCTCAAAACTCGCACCATGTTGCTGGGATTCACAATTCAAGGGGTCGGTTCTTGAGGCTCCTGATGTTG ATAATGGGGAGAAGAGCGAGGTTGATTACTTGCCTGTATTCTGTGAATACACATTCGAGCAGCTTAAGAATGCCACATCTGGTTTTGCCGTAGAGAACATCGTGTCTGAGCATGGAGAAAAGGCTCCGAACGTTGTGTATAAAGGGAAGCTAGAGAACCAGAGGAGAATTGCTGTCAAGCGCTTTAACAGAGTGGCTTGGCCTGATGCCCGACAATTCTCG GAAGAAGCAAGAGCAGTTGGTCAGCTCCGCAACCATAGATTGGCAAATTTGCTTGGTTGTTGTTGTGAGGATAATGAAAGGTTGCTGGTGGCGGAATATATGCCCAATGAAACACTTGCAAAACACCTTTTCCATT GGGAAACTCAACCTATGAAATGGGCAATGCGGTTAAGGGTGGTTCTACATCTTGCCCAAGCTTTAGAATATTGTACAGGCAGAGGGCGTGCCCTTTACCATGACCTTAATGCTTATAGAATTTTGTTCGATGag GATGGTAATCCTAGACTCTCTTGCTTTGGCCTGATGAAAAATAGTAGGGATGGAAAAAGTTATAGTACGAATCTGGCGTTTACTCCTCCTGAGTATTTGAGAACTG GAAGAGTAACACCAGAAAGTGTAATATATAGCTTCGGCACTCTTTTGCTTGACCTGCTCAGTGGAAAGCATATCCCTCCCAGCCAT GCCCTTGATCTGATACGAGACAGGAATCTGCAGATGCTGACAGATTCCTGCTTGGAAGGACAGTTTACTAATGATGATGGAACTGAGTTAGTACGGTTAGCTTCCCGATGTTTACAATATGAACCTCGAGAACGGCCAAATCCGAAGTCATTGGTGGCTGCTTTGACTCCTCTTCAGAAGGAAACCGAG GTTCCTTCCCATGTATTAATGGGGATTCCGCACAGTGCTTCATTCTCTCCCCTATCCCCACTTGGTGAAGCTTGCTCAAGAATGGACTTGACTGCCATACATGAGATCCTAGAGAGTGTTGGGTACAAAGATGACGAAGGAATGACAAATGAG CTTTCGTTCCAAATGTGGACTGATCAAATGCAGGAGACATTAAATTCTAAGAAAAAAGGTGATGCTGCTTTCCGGCAAAAGGATTTCAGAGCTGCCATTGACTGTTATACACAG TTCATTGATGTTGGAACCATGGTTTCTCCAACGGTTTGTGCACGCCGTAGCTTGTGTTATCTCATGAGTGACATGCCTCAAGAAGCTCTCAACGATGCAATGCAAGCCCAAGTCATTTCCCCAGTATGGCACATCGCGTCATATCTGCAAGCTGCTGCCCTTACGGGACTTGGAATGGAAAATGAAGCACAAGCTGCCCTCAAGGACGGTACCACTCTTGAAGCCCAGAGGAACACCCCTTCTGGACAAAAGTGA
- the LOC100249852 gene encoding serine/threonine-protein kinase BSK3 isoform X1, with product MGCQCSKLAPCCWDSQFKGSVLEAPDVDADNGEKSEVDYLPVFCEYTFEQLKNATSGFAVENIVSEHGEKAPNVVYKGKLENQRRIAVKRFNRVAWPDARQFSEEARAVGQLRNHRLANLLGCCCEDNERLLVAEYMPNETLAKHLFHWETQPMKWAMRLRVVLHLAQALEYCTGRGRALYHDLNAYRILFDEDGNPRLSCFGLMKNSRDGKSYSTNLAFTPPEYLRTGRVTPESVIYSFGTLLLDLLSGKHIPPSHALDLIRDRNLQMLTDSCLEGQFTNDDGTELVRLASRCLQYEPRERPNPKSLVAALTPLQKETEVPSHVLMGIPHSASFSPLSPLGEACSRMDLTAIHEILESVGYKDDEGMTNELSFQMWTDQMQETLNSKKKGDAAFRQKDFRAAIDCYTQFIDVGTMVSPTVCARRSLCYLMSDMPQEALNDAMQAQVISPVWHIASYLQAAALTGLGMENEAQAALKDGTTLEAQRNTPSGQK from the exons ATGGGGTGTCAGTGCTCAAAACTCGCACCATGTTGCTGGGATTCACAATTCAAGGGGTCGGTTCTTGAGGCTCCTGATGTTG ATGCAGATAATGGGGAGAAGAGCGAGGTTGATTACTTGCCTGTATTCTGTGAATACACATTCGAGCAGCTTAAGAATGCCACATCTGGTTTTGCCGTAGAGAACATCGTGTCTGAGCATGGAGAAAAGGCTCCGAACGTTGTGTATAAAGGGAAGCTAGAGAACCAGAGGAGAATTGCTGTCAAGCGCTTTAACAGAGTGGCTTGGCCTGATGCCCGACAATTCTCG GAAGAAGCAAGAGCAGTTGGTCAGCTCCGCAACCATAGATTGGCAAATTTGCTTGGTTGTTGTTGTGAGGATAATGAAAGGTTGCTGGTGGCGGAATATATGCCCAATGAAACACTTGCAAAACACCTTTTCCATT GGGAAACTCAACCTATGAAATGGGCAATGCGGTTAAGGGTGGTTCTACATCTTGCCCAAGCTTTAGAATATTGTACAGGCAGAGGGCGTGCCCTTTACCATGACCTTAATGCTTATAGAATTTTGTTCGATGag GATGGTAATCCTAGACTCTCTTGCTTTGGCCTGATGAAAAATAGTAGGGATGGAAAAAGTTATAGTACGAATCTGGCGTTTACTCCTCCTGAGTATTTGAGAACTG GAAGAGTAACACCAGAAAGTGTAATATATAGCTTCGGCACTCTTTTGCTTGACCTGCTCAGTGGAAAGCATATCCCTCCCAGCCAT GCCCTTGATCTGATACGAGACAGGAATCTGCAGATGCTGACAGATTCCTGCTTGGAAGGACAGTTTACTAATGATGATGGAACTGAGTTAGTACGGTTAGCTTCCCGATGTTTACAATATGAACCTCGAGAACGGCCAAATCCGAAGTCATTGGTGGCTGCTTTGACTCCTCTTCAGAAGGAAACCGAG GTTCCTTCCCATGTATTAATGGGGATTCCGCACAGTGCTTCATTCTCTCCCCTATCCCCACTTGGTGAAGCTTGCTCAAGAATGGACTTGACTGCCATACATGAGATCCTAGAGAGTGTTGGGTACAAAGATGACGAAGGAATGACAAATGAG CTTTCGTTCCAAATGTGGACTGATCAAATGCAGGAGACATTAAATTCTAAGAAAAAAGGTGATGCTGCTTTCCGGCAAAAGGATTTCAGAGCTGCCATTGACTGTTATACACAG TTCATTGATGTTGGAACCATGGTTTCTCCAACGGTTTGTGCACGCCGTAGCTTGTGTTATCTCATGAGTGACATGCCTCAAGAAGCTCTCAACGATGCAATGCAAGCCCAAGTCATTTCCCCAGTATGGCACATCGCGTCATATCTGCAAGCTGCTGCCCTTACGGGACTTGGAATGGAAAATGAAGCACAAGCTGCCCTCAAGGACGGTACCACTCTTGAAGCCCAGAGGAACACCCCTTCTGGACAAAAGTGA